Proteins from one Pontibacter korlensis genomic window:
- a CDS encoding mechanosensitive ion channel family protein, with product MHRVINWLATQTGLSPEFYERLLFSLALVGVLWLLRLFLQYLFINKQTDLRKKYQWRKASNYTVTVVGMLLLSYIWFDGFRSIATFLGLLSAGLVLALREPVLNMAGWVFIIWKRPFHIGDRIQIGQHIGDVIDIRLFQFTLNEVQGWVNADQATGRVVNIPNLKVFTEPQANYNYGFPFIWQEVSVLVTFESNWQKAKGILWEVMHEHAEQLTEAAREQIRRQSQQHLIFYEDLEPHLFTRVRENGIELTMRYVCSLLRRRQSEHLIWEDVLTKFLASPDIRFAYPTIRFYRDGEGQEPLPKQI from the coding sequence ATGCATCGTGTTATAAATTGGTTGGCTACACAGACAGGGTTAAGCCCTGAGTTCTATGAAAGGCTCTTGTTCTCACTGGCCTTAGTAGGCGTATTGTGGCTATTAAGGCTGTTTCTGCAGTACCTTTTTATAAATAAACAGACTGATCTTCGGAAAAAGTATCAGTGGCGCAAAGCTTCTAACTACACGGTCACCGTTGTAGGAATGCTCTTGCTGTCGTACATCTGGTTCGACGGCTTTCGTTCTATAGCTACTTTTCTGGGACTGCTGTCAGCAGGTCTGGTCTTGGCGCTTCGTGAGCCCGTACTTAATATGGCAGGTTGGGTGTTTATTATCTGGAAACGCCCTTTCCATATTGGTGACCGCATACAGATCGGGCAGCACATAGGGGATGTGATTGATATAAGGCTGTTTCAGTTTACCCTGAACGAGGTGCAGGGGTGGGTGAATGCTGACCAGGCTACAGGCCGGGTAGTAAATATTCCTAACCTGAAGGTTTTTACTGAACCACAGGCAAATTACAACTATGGTTTCCCGTTTATCTGGCAAGAGGTATCTGTGCTTGTAACCTTCGAAAGCAACTGGCAAAAGGCCAAGGGTATACTTTGGGAGGTGATGCATGAGCACGCAGAGCAACTAACCGAGGCTGCCCGTGAGCAAATCAGGAGGCAGTCGCAGCAACATCTTATATTTTATGAAGACCTGGAGCCTCACTTGTTTACGCGTGTGCGCGAAAATGGCATTGAGCTAACCATGCGCTATGTATGTAGCCTGTTGCGCCGCCGCCAGAGCGAGCACCTGATTTGGGAGGACGTGCTGACAAAATTTCTCGCTTCACCAGATATCCGGTTTGCTTACCCCACCATAAGGTTTTACCGGGACGGGGAGGGGCAGGAGCCTTTGCCGAAGCAGATTTAG
- a CDS encoding sugar MFS transporter: MAGATHTDVNTATKGPNNAVTQNYKGPLITVTMLFFMWGFITCLNDILIPKLQQVFTLDLFQAMLIQTAFFGAYFIISLLYFLLSISKGDPIRKIGYKNGIIIGLVVAALGCVLFYPAASLHSYGFFLGALFVLASGITVLQIAANPYVAILGPPEGAASRLNMTQALNSLGTTVAPIIGGYLIFGAVSATDTGADSVKMPYLGLAAALLAIAFLIKIANLPSIQSEDEIKPDAGALRYRHLVLGIICIFAYVGGEVAIGSALINFFRLPEIAGLEEAEAGHFLAFYWGGAMVGRFFGAVALSGMTNANRKYMIIAGIAAVVFVLLYFAYGMNEALIGLGLIALNFAVLMLGRFIPSRTLGVFAATVVVLLLITSFATGAVAMWSAIAIGLFNSIMFPTIFTLAIKGLGVHTSQGSSLLVMAIVGGAIIPPLQGYVADVTGNLQLSFLVPLVCYLYIMYYGFAGSKVRDEAV; the protein is encoded by the coding sequence ATGGCCGGTGCTACTCATACGGACGTTAATACAGCCACTAAAGGGCCGAATAACGCCGTTACTCAAAACTACAAAGGGCCGCTGATAACGGTTACCATGCTCTTCTTTATGTGGGGCTTTATTACGTGTTTAAATGATATCCTGATCCCGAAGCTGCAGCAGGTATTCACGCTGGACTTGTTCCAGGCTATGCTGATACAGACGGCATTCTTTGGAGCTTACTTTATTATCTCCCTGCTTTACTTCCTGTTGTCGATCAGTAAAGGCGACCCAATCCGCAAGATCGGCTACAAAAACGGTATCATAATTGGGTTAGTGGTTGCCGCCTTAGGTTGTGTGCTGTTTTACCCGGCTGCCAGCCTGCACAGCTATGGCTTCTTTCTAGGGGCTTTATTCGTTTTGGCTTCTGGTATTACGGTTCTGCAAATTGCCGCCAATCCCTATGTGGCTATACTTGGTCCGCCCGAAGGAGCTGCCAGCCGCCTGAACATGACACAGGCCCTAAACTCACTTGGAACCACTGTAGCTCCTATTATTGGAGGTTACCTGATTTTTGGTGCTGTAAGTGCCACAGATACTGGAGCAGACTCTGTAAAAATGCCCTACCTTGGCTTAGCCGCCGCACTGTTGGCCATAGCTTTTCTTATCAAGATAGCTAACTTGCCAAGCATTCAAAGCGAGGATGAAATCAAACCAGATGCTGGCGCGCTGCGCTACCGCCACCTGGTACTTGGCATCATCTGTATTTTCGCCTATGTAGGAGGCGAGGTAGCGATAGGTAGTGCGCTCATTAACTTCTTCAGGCTTCCGGAGATTGCTGGTCTGGAAGAAGCAGAGGCTGGTCACTTTCTGGCCTTCTATTGGGGTGGAGCCATGGTTGGCCGCTTCTTTGGCGCTGTAGCATTATCTGGCATGACAAACGCCAACCGTAAATACATGATTATTGCTGGCATTGCAGCAGTGGTATTTGTCCTGTTGTACTTCGCCTATGGCATGAACGAAGCACTGATCGGCCTTGGCCTAATTGCCCTTAACTTTGCTGTTTTGATGCTGGGTCGCTTTATTCCAAGCAGAACACTGGGTGTTTTCGCAGCCACTGTAGTGGTGCTGTTGCTAATAACCAGCTTTGCTACTGGTGCGGTAGCCATGTGGTCAGCCATTGCTATTGGCCTGTTTAACTCTATCATGTTCCCAACCATCTTTACCCTGGCTATCAAAGGACTTGGTGTACATACCAGCCAAGGTTCTTCGCTACTGGTAATGGCTATTGTTGGCGGTGCCATTATACCACCACTGCAAGGCTATGTGGCAGATGTCACAGGTAACCTGCAGCTTTCGTTCCTGGTGCCACTGGTGTGCTACCTCTACATTATGTACTATGGATTTGCCGGATCCAAAGTTAGAGACGAGGCAGTATAA
- a CDS encoding helix-turn-helix domain-containing protein, translated as MVRHSFTFVGLDLTLCSTACTCRLLPLLQQTCPAPGRAPKAAVNQIKTYRFRLKPTRAQAQVFTQWLGSCRYVYNLCLAYKKHLWTNYQISVSKNQMQQELAAIAKEVGWIGCVHSLDTAGSN; from the coding sequence GTGGTGCGACATTCCTTCACTTTTGTTGGGTTAGATCTTACCCTATGTTCTACCGCCTGCACTTGCCGGCTGTTACCTTTGCTGCAGCAAACATGCCCTGCACCGGGCAGGGCGCCAAAAGCAGCCGTGAACCAGATCAAGACATACCGCTTCCGACTCAAACCCACCAGGGCGCAGGCACAGGTTTTCACTCAGTGGCTCGGTTCGTGCAGGTATGTCTACAACCTGTGTCTGGCCTACAAGAAACACCTCTGGACCAACTATCAAATCTCCGTATCGAAGAACCAGATGCAGCAAGAACTTGCAGCCATTGCCAAGGAGGTCGGGTGGATCGGGTGCGTGCACTCTTTAGACACTGCAGGAAGTAACTGA
- a CDS encoding RNA-guided endonuclease InsQ/TnpB family protein, translating into MFKSYDGFFKQGKGFPRFAKRSLYRSFTFKQGVKLHQNTSTVQLPKIGKVKYRKSQDVQGGIKTASVVKEADGWYVTLCCQVDIERLPQISNVVGLDVGIRSFVVTSDGQVVDNPKHLYRYQHQLRRAQRAVSRKKKGSSNRRKAAGKLARLHQKVSNTRKDFHHKLSTQLIRESQAIVVENLQVQHMVKNRKLAKSISDAGWYQFVQMLAYKSKWYGRELVKVAPNHTSQDCWVCGWRNTDLQLADRYWTCSNGHVLDRDVNAAINIRNKAVGQTVSAWEIYGRSSEVAQESNLL; encoded by the coding sequence TTGTTCAAATCCTACGATGGTTTCTTTAAGCAGGGCAAAGGCTTCCCCAGGTTCGCCAAACGTAGCCTGTACAGGTCATTCACATTTAAACAGGGTGTGAAGCTGCACCAGAACACAAGTACGGTACAACTGCCCAAGATAGGCAAGGTGAAATACCGCAAGTCACAGGATGTGCAGGGGGGTATCAAGACAGCCAGCGTTGTCAAGGAAGCCGATGGGTGGTATGTGACGCTGTGTTGCCAGGTGGATATTGAGCGACTACCACAGATAAGCAATGTGGTAGGCTTGGATGTTGGTATCAGGTCCTTTGTCGTGACATCTGACGGTCAGGTGGTGGATAATCCTAAACACCTATACCGCTATCAGCACCAGTTAAGGAGAGCGCAACGTGCTGTATCGAGAAAGAAGAAAGGTAGTAGTAACAGGCGAAAGGCTGCCGGCAAACTTGCCAGGCTGCACCAGAAAGTGAGCAACACCCGCAAGGACTTCCACCATAAACTCAGCACGCAACTCATTCGCGAGAGCCAAGCGATTGTAGTTGAGAACCTGCAAGTGCAGCATATGGTCAAAAACCGTAAGCTTGCCAAAAGCATCAGCGATGCTGGATGGTATCAGTTCGTGCAGATGTTAGCCTACAAGTCCAAATGGTATGGTCGGGAGCTTGTGAAGGTAGCCCCCAACCATACTTCTCAGGATTGCTGGGTTTGTGGCTGGCGTAACACCGACCTGCAGCTAGCAGACAGGTATTGGACTTGTTCTAACGGACACGTCCTGGACAGGGATGTGAACGCAGCCATCAATATAAGAAATAAGGCGGTCGGGCAGACCGTTTCAGCTTGGGAGATATACGGTCGCAGTAGCGAGGTAGCCCAGGAATCCAACCTGCTTTAG
- a CDS encoding patatin-like phospholipase family protein, protein MKLHLISILLLLLTIAPATVTAQVGKKQPLQRPKIGLVLSGGGAKGMAHIGFLKVMEEAGIRPDYITGTSMGSLVGALYALGYSASEIEKIALEQDWEMLLSNQVPLSQIAMEEKEYYGRYLLELPVKGLKISFPSGLIEGQALNNLLIRLTRGAHGIQDFNKLPIPFACVATDLATGDKVVLRQGFLPEALRASMAIPTVFTPMKLDGRMLVDGGLVQNFPVQEALDMGADFVIGVNVGSGLEPEHNLKSMIDVLVQATFFTSASNLESEKKKTDLLVDVLPSLEGYYNTGSFKNTKEIIRIGEQVARQYEDSLQSLAKYFNSFQEPMHHPELSPLQDSVHLGQLYISGTSTMPRRILRRRLRLNENETTTISSIEDRIEVLFGTGHFNKVSYAMVPTDSSHHLQVNVEEAAKGLLKTAIFYDSENRAGATINFTHRNLLWEGSRFVAEADLGQNIRTDINYLKYMGYRNQLAAKLSSQYFKNDFALFNNSGSKVAILQRNTNIGTLGWQTTTNNSWTLGQQLEYKLTRLYPQVAGQVNLDTMTVDITQLEQLKVRNWSFSSFFKLNTLDRHYYPTKGWKAELQGSFIFGSRFSVRAKEGHSEWEDKMGHDDMDPYFKVALSANGVVPLRHNLSLMLGQGLVMYTNNDLPIGEETLVGGYTSVLPDMVEYRAAEPFAYSTDNLLYSGLGLQVELRKKLYLQTSTTLLNTSLLQGSRNLRGRNSRLGYSATLGYLTPFGPITAGLAHERNSDWRGFISLGFRLPW, encoded by the coding sequence ATGAAGCTCCACCTGATATCTATACTGCTGCTACTCCTAACGATCGCACCTGCGACAGTTACGGCACAGGTGGGTAAAAAGCAGCCCCTGCAGCGCCCCAAAATAGGGCTGGTGCTAAGTGGTGGTGGCGCAAAAGGTATGGCTCATATTGGCTTCCTGAAAGTAATGGAGGAAGCTGGTATACGCCCCGATTATATTACTGGTACAAGTATGGGTAGCCTGGTAGGTGCTTTGTATGCCCTCGGATATTCTGCCAGTGAGATAGAGAAAATTGCCCTGGAACAGGACTGGGAAATGCTGCTAAGCAACCAGGTTCCGTTAAGCCAGATTGCCATGGAAGAAAAGGAATACTATGGCCGTTACTTGCTGGAGCTTCCGGTAAAGGGACTAAAGATCAGCTTCCCGAGTGGCTTGATAGAGGGGCAGGCTTTAAATAACCTACTCATCAGGCTCACACGCGGAGCACACGGTATACAGGACTTCAACAAGTTGCCTATACCCTTTGCTTGTGTAGCCACAGACCTGGCCACCGGCGATAAGGTGGTGTTAAGGCAGGGATTTCTGCCAGAGGCACTGCGGGCTAGTATGGCCATTCCTACTGTATTTACGCCTATGAAGCTGGATGGCCGCATGCTGGTAGATGGTGGTCTGGTACAGAACTTTCCGGTACAGGAGGCGCTGGACATGGGCGCAGATTTCGTTATTGGCGTTAATGTTGGCAGCGGCCTGGAGCCAGAGCATAACCTCAAGTCTATGATTGATGTGCTGGTACAGGCAACGTTCTTCACGAGCGCCTCAAACCTGGAAAGCGAAAAGAAGAAAACAGATCTTTTAGTGGATGTGCTTCCAAGCCTGGAAGGGTACTATAACACGGGCAGCTTTAAGAACACGAAGGAAATCATCAGAATTGGTGAGCAGGTGGCTAGGCAGTATGAGGATAGCTTGCAGAGCTTAGCAAAGTATTTTAACTCCTTCCAGGAGCCCATGCACCACCCCGAACTGAGCCCCCTGCAGGATTCTGTTCACTTAGGACAGCTTTACATCAGCGGCACCAGCACCATGCCTCGCCGCATACTGCGTAGAAGGCTTCGCCTGAACGAAAACGAAACCACTACTATCAGCAGCATCGAAGACCGTATAGAAGTACTTTTTGGCACAGGGCACTTCAATAAAGTATCCTATGCCATGGTACCCACTGACAGCAGCCATCATTTGCAGGTAAATGTGGAGGAGGCTGCCAAGGGATTGTTAAAAACAGCCATTTTCTATGACTCTGAAAACCGTGCAGGGGCAACTATAAACTTTACACACCGCAACTTGCTTTGGGAAGGATCCCGCTTTGTGGCTGAGGCAGATTTAGGGCAAAACATCCGCACAGATATAAATTACCTGAAGTATATGGGCTACCGCAATCAGCTGGCAGCCAAGCTCAGCAGCCAGTACTTTAAAAATGACTTCGCATTGTTTAACAATAGCGGCAGCAAGGTTGCCATACTTCAACGAAACACTAACATAGGTACACTTGGCTGGCAAACCACTACCAACAACTCCTGGACACTTGGCCAGCAACTGGAGTATAAGCTAACACGGCTCTACCCACAGGTGGCCGGGCAGGTAAACCTGGATACCATGACGGTAGACATAACACAACTGGAGCAGCTGAAAGTCCGCAACTGGTCTTTCTCGTCCTTCTTCAAGCTAAACACACTTGACCGGCACTACTACCCTACCAAGGGCTGGAAAGCTGAGTTGCAGGGTAGCTTTATTTTTGGCAGCAGGTTTAGCGTTCGCGCCAAAGAGGGACATTCTGAATGGGAAGATAAGATGGGACATGACGATATGGACCCCTACTTTAAAGTAGCGCTAAGTGCCAATGGAGTTGTACCTCTCCGCCATAACCTAAGCCTGATGCTGGGCCAGGGCCTTGTAATGTACACCAACAACGACCTACCAATAGGTGAAGAGACACTGGTTGGAGGTTATACCTCTGTTTTGCCAGATATGGTTGAATACAGAGCTGCCGAGCCTTTTGCCTATTCCACAGATAACCTGCTGTACTCCGGGCTTGGATTACAGGTAGAGCTCCGGAAGAAACTTTACCTGCAAACTAGCACTACACTTTTAAACACAAGTCTGTTGCAAGGCTCCCGCAACCTACGCGGTAGAAATAGCCGCTTGGGCTACAGTGCTACCCTCGGCTACCTTACTCCTTTCGGCCCAATAACAGCTGGCTTAGCACACGAGCGCAACTCCGACTGGCGAGGCTTTATTAGCCTTGGGTTCAGGCTCCCTTGGTAG
- a CDS encoding RNA polymerase sigma factor, which yields MVQKQKLSQPDTNELDINSVRMEELEVWNRFREGSEADFTLIYRRYAPVMLRYGHRIAPDRDLVKDCIQQVFFQIWKSRENLSNPPSVKNYLLKAFRCELGKKASFKSKHEPISNDNQVGTESSHEVMLINSQSLELNRQKLHQLLTKLPERQREVLFLKYYTGLQYEEIADIMGIDQKSVYKLTYKAIDKLHQLFHAKPEEETSSIGKRVRDLAYNLSPAKDDSSHTLSPLPGKNSIALNLGEV from the coding sequence ATGGTTCAGAAGCAGAAGCTTTCACAACCAGATACAAATGAGCTGGATATAAACTCGGTTCGCATGGAAGAGCTGGAAGTATGGAATAGGTTTAGGGAAGGAAGTGAGGCTGATTTTACCCTCATATACAGGCGTTATGCTCCTGTAATGCTTCGCTATGGCCACCGCATTGCCCCAGACCGCGACCTGGTGAAAGACTGCATCCAGCAGGTCTTCTTCCAGATCTGGAAAAGCCGTGAAAACCTCTCGAATCCTCCCAGTGTCAAAAACTACCTTCTGAAGGCCTTTCGCTGCGAACTTGGCAAAAAGGCGTCTTTCAAAAGTAAGCACGAACCAATCAGCAACGATAACCAGGTAGGTACAGAGAGCTCGCACGAGGTGATGCTCATTAATTCCCAGTCCCTGGAGCTTAACCGGCAGAAGCTTCATCAGCTATTGACAAAATTACCTGAGCGGCAGCGTGAGGTGCTCTTCCTGAAATATTATACTGGCCTGCAGTACGAGGAGATAGCCGACATCATGGGCATCGACCAGAAATCTGTGTACAAGCTTACCTACAAGGCTATAGACAAGCTTCACCAACTCTTTCATGCTAAGCCTGAGGAAGAAACCTCTTCTATCGGAAAACGAGTAAGAGATTTAGCCTATAATTTAAGCCCGGCAAAAGATGATTCCTCACACACCTTATCTCCGCTGCCTGGGAAGAACTCTATTGCGCTCAACCTTGGGGAAGTATAA
- a CDS encoding metal-dependent hydrolase family protein: protein MYRTFILAALILFCFTRIAFAQDAYILLKPDRLFDGKQMRESWQVLVKNDKIEAVGPRLQAPANAVVRDLKGTTLLPGLIEGHSHLLLHPYNETPWNNQVLRESRAERIARATLHAQQTLLAGFTTVRDLGSEGAGYDDVGLKQAIEKGAVPGPRMLVATKALVATGSYGPKELSYDIAAPIGAAEADGIEGVTREVRDQIGHGADIIKVYADYRWGLNGEAAPTFTLAELKQMVEVASSSGRPVVAHASTPEGMHRAILAGVSTIEHGDGATPEIYRLMKKHKVALCPTLAAGDAISQYRGWRKGQAPEPARIGQKRQSFKAALDAGVTICMGGDVGVFTHGDNAREMEMMVEYGMKPLQVLQSATSVNADVFGLAGKVGRIKPGLLADIIAVSGDPVQNISQVREVRLVMKGGKVYKD from the coding sequence ATGTACCGGACTTTTATACTTGCAGCACTTATACTTTTCTGCTTCACTAGAATAGCTTTTGCTCAGGATGCTTACATTTTACTTAAACCTGACAGGCTGTTTGACGGCAAGCAGATGCGTGAAAGCTGGCAGGTGCTTGTAAAGAACGATAAAATAGAGGCCGTTGGCCCACGGTTGCAGGCACCAGCCAATGCCGTAGTCCGGGATTTGAAAGGCACCACTTTATTGCCGGGTCTGATTGAAGGGCACAGCCACCTGTTGCTGCACCCTTATAACGAGACACCCTGGAATAACCAGGTACTGCGTGAGTCGAGGGCAGAACGAATAGCAAGAGCTACCCTGCATGCCCAGCAAACATTACTGGCTGGTTTCACCACCGTACGCGACCTGGGCTCAGAGGGAGCCGGCTATGATGATGTAGGGTTAAAACAGGCCATAGAAAAAGGTGCCGTACCAGGGCCACGTATGTTAGTTGCCACCAAGGCACTGGTAGCAACAGGAAGCTACGGCCCCAAAGAGCTCAGTTACGACATTGCCGCGCCGATTGGTGCCGCAGAGGCCGACGGTATCGAAGGTGTTACCCGCGAAGTACGCGACCAGATCGGGCATGGTGCCGACATCATCAAAGTATACGCTGATTACCGCTGGGGCTTAAATGGGGAGGCAGCCCCAACTTTCACACTTGCTGAACTGAAGCAAATGGTGGAGGTTGCCAGCAGCAGCGGCAGGCCTGTAGTAGCGCATGCCTCTACTCCAGAGGGAATGCATCGCGCCATACTTGCTGGTGTTTCCACTATAGAACATGGTGATGGGGCCACACCAGAAATTTATCGCCTTATGAAAAAGCATAAGGTGGCCCTCTGCCCTACTCTGGCCGCCGGCGATGCCATCAGCCAGTACCGCGGTTGGCGCAAAGGCCAAGCCCCTGAGCCAGCACGTATCGGGCAAAAGCGGCAGAGTTTTAAGGCTGCCCTGGATGCAGGGGTAACTATTTGTATGGGTGGTGATGTTGGCGTATTTACGCACGGTGATAACGCCCGTGAAATGGAAATGATGGTAGAGTATGGCATGAAGCCTCTGCAGGTGCTACAGTCTGCCACTTCCGTAAATGCTGACGTTTTTGGTTTGGCAGGTAAGGTAGGGCGCATCAAGCCTGGCTTACTGGCAGACATCATAGCTGTTTCCGGAGATCCGGTTCAGAACATCAGCCAGGTGCGAGAGGTAAGGCTTGTGATGAAAGGTGGCAAAGTGTATAAGGACTAA
- a CDS encoding M1 family metallopeptidase — MNTRSIFSMLALGGALWLGATTAQAQEFTRQDTLRGSITPERAWWDLTFYHLNIAVNPQDSSVQGSNTIRYKVLEPQKRMQVDLQPPMRISRVTQNGKELQVQQDGNVWYVQLQEQQKAGEEKEIKVYYGGKPQVSENPPWSGGMTWQYDANGKPFVANSNQGDGASLWWPCKDHMYDEPDSMRISVRAPKGLMDVSNGRLKGVQEHADGSKTYSWYVANPINNYGVNVSIGDYAHFSDTYQGEKGKLDLNFYPLSYNLEKAKKQFTQTHQMLQAFEHWFGPYPFYEDGFKLVEVPYLGMEHQSSVTYGNGYQNGYLGRDLSGTGWGLKFDFIIIHEAGHEWFANNITYKDIADMWIHESFTNYSESLFLDYHYGTKAANEYVIGLRNIIQNDKPIIGKYDVNHSGSGDMYPKGANMLHNFRQIVNNDEKWRSILRGLNKDFYHQTVTTKQIENYLSQHIGRDLTPVFDQYLRDVRIPRLEYKQDGKKLQYRWANSVDTFNMPVKVYINGKEQWLEPTTQWQELKDVKKNAKLTVDPNFYVTEQKVSAA, encoded by the coding sequence ATGAACACACGCAGTATCTTCAGCATGCTGGCCCTTGGCGGTGCACTTTGGCTGGGTGCCACTACAGCACAGGCACAGGAGTTTACCCGCCAAGATACCCTGCGCGGCAGCATTACACCAGAGCGCGCTTGGTGGGACCTTACCTTTTATCATCTGAATATAGCTGTAAACCCACAAGACAGCAGCGTGCAGGGCAGCAATACCATTCGCTACAAAGTACTGGAGCCACAAAAGCGCATGCAGGTAGATTTGCAGCCACCAATGCGCATTAGCCGCGTAACCCAGAATGGCAAAGAGTTACAAGTACAGCAGGATGGGAATGTGTGGTACGTACAGCTACAGGAGCAGCAAAAAGCAGGTGAGGAAAAAGAGATAAAGGTTTATTATGGAGGCAAGCCCCAGGTAAGTGAAAACCCACCATGGAGCGGCGGCATGACCTGGCAATATGATGCCAACGGGAAGCCTTTTGTAGCCAACTCCAACCAAGGGGATGGTGCCAGCCTTTGGTGGCCTTGTAAAGACCATATGTACGACGAGCCAGACAGCATGCGCATTAGCGTGCGTGCCCCAAAAGGCCTGATGGATGTTAGCAATGGTAGGCTGAAGGGCGTTCAGGAACATGCCGATGGTAGCAAGACCTATAGCTGGTATGTAGCGAATCCGATAAACAATTATGGTGTGAACGTGAGTATCGGGGACTACGCCCATTTTTCAGATACTTACCAGGGGGAGAAAGGTAAACTAGACCTCAACTTTTACCCGCTGAGCTATAACCTGGAGAAGGCCAAGAAGCAGTTTACGCAAACGCACCAGATGCTGCAAGCCTTCGAGCACTGGTTCGGCCCTTACCCTTTCTATGAGGACGGCTTTAAGCTGGTAGAGGTACCTTACCTTGGCATGGAGCATCAGAGCTCTGTCACTTACGGCAACGGCTACCAAAACGGCTACCTTGGCCGCGACCTGAGTGGCACAGGCTGGGGTCTGAAGTTCGACTTCATCATCATCCATGAGGCTGGCCACGAATGGTTTGCCAACAACATCACATACAAGGATATTGCTGACATGTGGATTCATGAGAGTTTCACAAACTACTCAGAGTCCCTGTTTCTGGATTACCACTACGGCACCAAGGCTGCCAATGAGTACGTGATTGGGCTTCGAAACATCATTCAAAACGACAAACCTATCATCGGAAAGTATGATGTAAACCACTCCGGGTCAGGCGATATGTATCCGAAGGGAGCCAACATGCTGCACAACTTTCGCCAGATCGTGAACAACGATGAAAAATGGCGCAGCATTTTGCGTGGCCTAAACAAAGACTTCTACCACCAGACTGTCACAACCAAGCAGATCGAGAATTACCTGAGCCAGCACATAGGCCGCGACCTGACACCCGTGTTTGATCAGTACCTACGTGACGTGCGCATTCCGAGGCTAGAGTATAAGCAGGATGGTAAGAAGCTGCAGTACCGCTGGGCAAACAGCGTTGACACCTTCAACATGCCAGTAAAAGTGTACATCAACGGGAAAGAGCAGTGGTTAGAGCCTACTACCCAATGGCAGGAGCTCAAAGACGTAAAGAAAAACGCAAAACTGACTGTGGACCCTAACTTTTATGTAACGGAGCAAAAGGTATCCGCTGCTTAG